The following coding sequences are from one Sardina pilchardus chromosome 16, fSarPil1.1, whole genome shotgun sequence window:
- the LOC134060128 gene encoding adipose-secreted signaling protein gives MSTSKKGSSKSGGVRFSEEPAAHSHVHFDEKLHDSVVMVIPESNGNFLVKVGFLKTQHRYEIDFTLPELPSLGTDICPAPIPNPHIRITNITHQSEGGVRLHCEYMPHQEGVLCEELTLVSESKEDACVRIRVQARVMDRHHGTPMLLEGVRCVGAELEYDSEQSDWQGFD, from the exons ATGTCTACTTCCAAAAAGG GCTCATCTAAGTCCGGTGGTGTGCGATTCTCAGAAGAGCCAGCGGCCCATTCCCACGTGCACTTTGACGAGAAACTCCACGActctgttgtcatggtgatccCTGAATCAAATGGCAACTTCTTGGttaaa GTGGGTTTTCTGAAGACACAGCACAGGTACGAGATCGACTTCACCCTTCCAGAGTTGCCGTCGCTAGGCACCGATATTTGTCCCGCCCCCATTCCGAACCCTCATATCCGCATCACCAACATCACCCACCAATCAGAAG GCGGTGTGCGGCTGCACTGTGAGTACATGCCCCACCAGGAGGGGGTGCTGTGTGAGGAGTTGACCCTGGTGAGCGAGAGCAAAGAGGACGCCTGTGTGCGCATCAGAGTGCAGGCCCGCGTCATgg ATCGCCACCACGGGACTCCGATGCTGTTGGAAGGAGTGAGATGTGTAGGGGCTGAACTAGAGTATGACTCTGAGCAAAGTGACTGGCAAGGGtttgactaa